CAAGTGGTGGCCGTTGTCTGCATTAACGGGTTCAACGCTGTCATAGGTGTTCCACTGCAGTACAAGGATCTGGTTGTGACCCCCATCCATCCAGATATGGAGCAGTATACAGGTGCACGCCTCTGGAGCTGAGCCCTACAGCCACTGTTACAGAGACCCAAGCGATGCCCTGAATCAGCAGAGCGTGTTGCCAGTTGAAAAGGCTCAGAGCCGGATTCTTTTCATCGTCAGAGAAGATGATGAATTCATCAGAAGCAAACTGTATGCTGAGCATGCCGTGGACCGGCTGCAGAGCCACGGCAGAAGCCAGGGCAGGGTTCTGGTGTACCCTGGCATGGGCCACTTCATAGAACCACCCTATGCTCCTTTGTGCTTCGCGTCCCAGGTCCCAGGCTTTGCCAGACCCTTTCTCTGGGGAGAGCACCCTGCTGCCCACGCCGCAACCCAGGAGCACACCTGGGGAGAGATCCAGAAATTCTTTAGGCAACATGTCATCCAGACCAGAAGCCAACTCTGAGCAAGGATGAGTGATAATGGGTGAGGGGGGAGAAGAGGCTAGCATTGGGGAATAACTAGGGTAAGACAAGGAAGAGGTGGGGTAGGGTTTCTCCAGACAAAACGAATGGGCCAGGGCACATGTGCCCCTGAAGTATTTCTGACAAATTTGTATgtgtttcaaattttttttaaattggatctTAGTTTGTATATGCTAGGGTACAGTGCTATTTCAAAATTATGGTACTCTTGCAAATTGAATAGTCTTTTATACTTCAGTTACAACTTCTTTGGATCCAGGCATTGCCAATCTAGGTGAATTCCCTAGAACTAAAAGTTACTTGCAAAAatacatcttattttattttattattaaatcatagctgtgtacattagtgcagtcaaggggtacaacgtgctggtttcatatacaatctgaaatattttcatcaaactgtttaacatagccttcatggcattttcttagttattgtatgaagacatttgaattctggatttagtaagtttcgcctgtacccattctaagagacacagtaggtgtggccccaccaattaccctccctccacctcaacctcctccctcccctaaaTCTTAAAGCATTTTGAGTTGGGTTTCTGTCACTTGATATAAAAAATTCTAATACTCCCATTGAGTGTAATGCTTGCTATAAATTTCCAGTAggtacttacattttttttttctagaatagtGATACTTCtctttacatacacacacacactttggttTAACATAACCATTTAAACAAAAATCAGATTGAATTTAATCAAAtgcttttacacacacacacacacacactttggttTTACATAACCATTTAAACAAAAATCAGATTGAAtttaatcaaatgcttttttggtatttattaaaattaaatcagtTCATAATATTAAAATTGTTAGAACAGGGCTTGACACATAATTACTCTATCAGAGTTAGCCATTATTATTTGGTAATTATCATTTTTCTCCTTGAAAGTGGTGAACTACATTCATtaatagaataattttatttatctgattTTAATAGATGAATGTCTCATAGTGACCAATTTGTgttttgagatttcttttggAGCCGATCTAGTCATTCATATTTTCTCAGAATTCACCCTTTTTTCTAGAGTACATTTTTCTCTCATGATTTTTCACATAACCCCTGTTGCTTGTggatatattttcacttttttctctcagtctgactcactaaatatttcttttttccagggacagcttttggtttatttattgGTCAGATCTGTTTTTTGCTgattcattaatttctgatttttttaaataaattaatttccaCTGCCATCTTTGTGTTTTCTCTGGGCTTTGTGATATACAGTGCTCTCATTTTGTAGTTTCTAAATAGTTTCTGATTTACTTTTTGTTCCTGTTAAACTCGAGAGTTATTTTGCCAAAGTACAATGATCATCCCATATTTACCCTTCTGAGGGGGAGGAGAGCAGGAATGTCACTTGGCAATGGAGGAAACAGATTATCCCCACCTGAGTTCACTGGTTAAATTTAGCATCTATAAAAAGGGTAAGTTTGACATAATGTGCTTCACAAGCGCTTGTAATGTAGAGAGCCCAGCAGTGCATGGAAGACTCCTAACAATACCGTTGAACCTAATCAAGCCTTTAACAATTAATTGATATAAATTGTGACTGAAGAACAAGGCTATCCAAGTTAGAAAACAAATCCAGATTGTGGGTCATTTTGTGAGACAACTGCCTTGTTTTTCAAGTGAATtgcatgagaaaaagaaaggcttgAGTGAGCTGGGACAATGAACTTCAATTAAACAAGACTTGAACTTCAGAATTAAACCAAATGCTATGCGTGGCCCTGGTTTTAACAGAGCAACTATAAAAAAGACACttaagggggcggtgcctgtggctcaagggagtagggcgccagccctatatgccggaggtggtgggttcaaacccagcccaatcCAAaaaccacacatgcacacacaaaaagacaTTTAAGGGAATATTAGAGAGAGTGGAATATGAAATGGATACTAAACTATACTAAGAAATTGTTATCTTATTAAGTATGATAATGCTATTGTGGTTATATAAAACAGTCATTATTTAGAGatacatattgaaatatttaGCGATGAAGAGTCATGAAATCTGGTAATTATCTTAAAATACTACAGGAATATGGCAAAATGTGAATAATTATTAAGTTTAGATGATGGGTATAAAATGAGGTTTGTTATAAGACATGTATTCTCTTTTATGTGTGTCTGCAATTTTTCATAGTAAAACTAAAAAAGAGAGATATAATCAATGTATTTACCTTTCTGTCTCAAAAGTTGAGAATGCTAGATGCATTACAGCTTTTTCTCCATGTCATTATTCATCATTAATTTCAGATGATTAATTTTTTAccatcaataataataattttttttgagatagagtctcactgtgttgccctctgtagtgtgctgtggtgtcacagctcacagcaacctccaactcttgggtataagcgattctcttgcctcagccccaactagctgggatgacaggcacctggcacaatgcccagctattttttgttgcagttgtcactgttgtctgGCTGGCCTTGGcc
This region of Nycticebus coucang isolate mNycCou1 chromosome 2, mNycCou1.pri, whole genome shotgun sequence genomic DNA includes:
- the LOC128569303 gene encoding acyl-coenzyme A amino acid N-acyltransferase 2-like, giving the protein MPAAERHGTLEGEIQRSGIGVISVCMGAEIVLAMACYLKQVVAVVCINGFNAVIGVPLQYKDLVVTPIHPDMEQYTGARLWS